ACCCGCGGTACCGACGATCATCGCTTTGCGTGCGCTCAGGCCCGCAGGCAGGGGAACCAGCCATTCAGATTTGACGCGAGCCTGTTCGGCAAGGCCGCCCCAATGATTTTCACCCACGCCCCAACCGGTCAGCACCACTTTCTGGCCCGCGCTGAAAGCGGCGTCGCTGCTGCTTGCCACGCGGCCCGCGAAATCAATCCCTGGCACCATCGGGAAGTTGCGGATGATTTTGCCTTTACCGGTGATCGCCAGGGCATCTTTATAGTTCAGGCTTGACCACTCAACGTCGACCAACACATTTCCAAGCTCTTCAGCCGGGAAGGAAATCTGTTTTACTTCGGCCTGAGTCTGGCCTTCCACTTGTTCAAGTACCACTGCTTTCATAACGAATCCTCATTCTATGCACCGAGCGTTTCGGTTGAGATGTTTCTAATGCCCAACACGGTATACCCGAAGCCGGTGAGAATAAAGAAGACCCGTGCAATTCCTTGTTAATTGCCTGCTTTTTAGCAGGCCTATAAGATTTTCCTATTTTAACTTTTAACCTTACTCCTCGTATGTTTGAAACAAATGTTTCTCGTTGTTGTGACAAATGTTTCACATATGCCCGTCGGGCGGATTCGACCACCTTTGAGGAGATAAGCATGCGTCTATTACCACTCACCACCGCAGTAGCCCTGGCCCTGGCAAGTGCGCATGCCGTGGCGGTCGATAAACTAAAGTTGCAGCTCGACTGGATGCCCAACGGCGGTGATAAAGCGTTTGTTTTTGTGGGCGTAAAAGAGGGGTTTTATGCCGAAGAGGGGCTCGATGTCACTATTTTACCGGGCCGGGGCAGCAGCGACACGCTAACTAAAATCGCCTCCGGTGCGGCAGATATTGGCACCGGTGGTATTGCCTCACTCATGATGGCGCAGGCCGAAGGCGGCATTCCGGTAAAAGCCATCATGAGCATCTACTCAAAACAGCCTGACGCGATTTACACCTGGCAGGGCAGCGGTGTGACTGACATGAAAAGCCTGAAGGGGAAAACGCTGGGCATTCCGACATTCTCGGCCTCTAACGCGATTTTGCCCATCATGCTGCAAAACAACGGCGTCGATCCCGATAGCGTAAAACAGATCAAGGCCGATCCCGGCACGCTGGTACCAATGCTGGCGCAAGGGCGCGTTGACGGCGTTGTCGTGTGGTCAACCAACCGGCCAGGAGTAGAAGCGACGCTTGCGCAGGTGGGTAAAAAACCGCTCGAACTGGCGTGGACGGATTACGGCTTAAATGGTTACGGCCTGTCCTATTTCGCCTCTGAAAAGCTTATCAACGAAAAGCCGGATGTGGTTGCGCGCTTCCTGCGTGCGGCGAAAAAGTCGATTGAATTTAGCCTTGCGCACCCAGACAAAGCGGCCGCTGACCAAAAGGCGATGGTGCCGGAAGCGGATGTCGCCATGCTGGAAGCCGAATTTAACGTCACAAAACCGCTGATTGAGAATGAAATCAGCCAGCGTGACGGCCTGGGGCAATTCGACCCGGCACTGCTCAAAGACACCTGGGAGTGGGTGGCGAAATCGATGAAATATCCCCTCGATAAAGTGAACCCGGAAACGCTGGTCGATCGCCATTACCTCGCTAAATAAGGGAATGCCATGCAGCCTGTTATAGAACTTAGCCACGTTAACCAGACGTTTATTTCGGCGGATGGTACCCAGGTCACGGCGCTGGATGAGGTGAATCTCACGCTCCGTCGCCATGAATTTGTTTCGTTTATTGGCCCGTCGGGCTGCGGGAAATCGACCATTTTGCGTTTGATCGCCGGTTTACTCAAACCGAGCAGCGGCACGATTTCGGTGTACGGAAAACCGGTGACTGAGCCGCGTGACGAAATGGGTTTTGTGTTCCAGAAGCCGACGTTGCTGCCGTGGCTTAACGTGCTGGATAACATCACGTTTCCGATGAAACACAAATATGGCCGAGTCGATGCCAAAGACATTGCCCGCGGGCGTGAACTGTTAGAGATGACGGGCCTGACGCAGTTTGCCGGTAAGCGCCCGGCGGAGCTTTCCGGCGGCATGCAACAGCGCGTGTCCATCGCCCGGTCTTTGCTGCATGACCCGGATATTCTGCTGATGGATGAACCCTTTTCCGCGCTCGATTCCCTGACGCGTGACGAAATGAGTTTTGAATTAATGCGTATCTGGAATGAACGCCCCAAAACGGTGCTGTTTGTGACGCACTCCATTCAGGAGGCGCTGTTACTTTCTGACCGTATCGTGGTTATGAGCGCAAGGCCGGGGCGGGTGAGCGAGATTATTGATGTACCGCTGGCGCGCCCGAGAGATGAAGAAACGCTTAACCATCCGCTGTTCCATGCGCTTACGGCGGAGATTCGCCATAAAGTGTTTAGCCGCCGCAAGGAGCCTGCATGAGAGCTTTTCTGGAAAAATACATTGCACTGCTGGCGCTGATTGCGGCGGTTTTGCTCTGGGAAGGGGCGTGCAGATTATTCGCGATTCCGGTGTTTATCCTGCCGTCGCCGTCCGCGATTTTTGATTCTGTCAGCTCGCTGGATGCTGGGCGTTGGCTGACCCATATTACGGCGACGTTAAGCGTGGCGTTGAGCGGGTTTCTGCTAGCGATTGTGATTGCGCTGCCGCTTGCCATCGCGATTGTCAGCTCAAAATTGCTCGCCCGCCTGGTGCTCCCCTGGCTGATTGTGATTCAGTCCACGCCGGTGGTGGCGATTGCGCCGATTATCGTGGTGACGCTCGGCTCAGGCATGCTGCCGCGCGTGGTCATCACAACACTTATCTCCTTTTTCCCGCTGGTTATCTCTACCGCAACCGGCATGAATGCCGTCCCCGCTGAATTGCTGGAACTTTCAAAAACGCTGCGTGCGCCGCGCAACCGTGAATACTGGCAAATCCGCATGCCTTATGCAGTGCCGTATATTTTCAGTGCGTTAAAAGTGGCGATTACCCTTTCGATAATTGGTGCCGTGGTGGCGGAGTTTGTTGCAGCGGATCAGGGGCTTGGCTACCTGATTTTATTCAGTACGTCGTCGTTCAAAATTCCCCTGGCTTTTGCCAGCCTGTTCCTGCTGGTGGTGTGCAGTTTGACGCTCTACGGGCTGGTGAGCTGGCTGCAAAGACGCCTGTTCCCGTGGAGCATTGAC
This genomic window from Buttiauxella gaviniae contains:
- a CDS encoding ABC transporter substrate-binding protein yields the protein MRLLPLTTAVALALASAHAVAVDKLKLQLDWMPNGGDKAFVFVGVKEGFYAEEGLDVTILPGRGSSDTLTKIASGAADIGTGGIASLMMAQAEGGIPVKAIMSIYSKQPDAIYTWQGSGVTDMKSLKGKTLGIPTFSASNAILPIMLQNNGVDPDSVKQIKADPGTLVPMLAQGRVDGVVVWSTNRPGVEATLAQVGKKPLELAWTDYGLNGYGLSYFASEKLINEKPDVVARFLRAAKKSIEFSLAHPDKAAADQKAMVPEADVAMLEAEFNVTKPLIENEISQRDGLGQFDPALLKDTWEWVAKSMKYPLDKVNPETLVDRHYLAK
- a CDS encoding ABC transporter ATP-binding protein, whose protein sequence is MQPVIELSHVNQTFISADGTQVTALDEVNLTLRRHEFVSFIGPSGCGKSTILRLIAGLLKPSSGTISVYGKPVTEPRDEMGFVFQKPTLLPWLNVLDNITFPMKHKYGRVDAKDIARGRELLEMTGLTQFAGKRPAELSGGMQQRVSIARSLLHDPDILLMDEPFSALDSLTRDEMSFELMRIWNERPKTVLFVTHSIQEALLLSDRIVVMSARPGRVSEIIDVPLARPRDEETLNHPLFHALTAEIRHKVFSRRKEPA
- a CDS encoding ABC transporter permease: MRAFLEKYIALLALIAAVLLWEGACRLFAIPVFILPSPSAIFDSVSSLDAGRWLTHITATLSVALSGFLLAIVIALPLAIAIVSSKLLARLVLPWLIVIQSTPVVAIAPIIVVTLGSGMLPRVVITTLISFFPLVISTATGMNAVPAELLELSKTLRAPRNREYWQIRMPYAVPYIFSALKVAITLSIIGAVVAEFVAADQGLGYLILFSTSSFKIPLAFASLFLLVVCSLTLYGLVSWLQRRLFPWSIDAK